A region of the Pirellulales bacterium genome:
GCCGCGACGGGCCGTTGTACCAAGCTTCGGCTTCGTGCTGCTCGAGGTGCTCGTCGCGGATATTGATCAGGTCGTTGATGAACTCCTGCCGCGATTCGAGCTCATGCGTAATCTCGACGTCGTTGGCCGTGAAGACCACGATGGCTCGCTTCGCGTGCAGCTGAGGTATGTTGGTCTCGAGTGCTTGCAGCTCCTGCCGGGTATTCCAACCCGACGAGCCGAAATTCATGAGTTCGAACTTCTCGGGGCCGAGATGTTGCAGGGTCTGACGCGTCAGGGTTTTCTCGATCTGTACCCCTTCGCCCAGGACGAACGAATCGCCGAAGACGGGAATGCGCAGCACCCCGGGCGGAGGCTTCACGCTGTAGTCGCGGTCGCGGATGCCAAGCTGCGAATTGCGATACTCGACGCACCACGGTGTCTGCGATAACTCCTCGAGCGGCAGCTCGCGGATTTTCATCATGTTGTTGATCAAGATCCACCGCCCCTCGCTCGTGTCGGGCAGGGCGCGAAACTCGCCGTTCGGATTGCTCGAGTAGCACCCGTAGGTGAGCATCGGCTTCGAGTCGGCCTTGATCAGCAACAGCTTGGTGCGGATCCGCGCCGGTTCGATCTGGAACAGCCAGAGAGCGGCCTCGACCAGCAATACCGCCACGAACAAGCCGGCCAGCACGCTGCCGGCGCGCAGCAACAATCCGCGGCGCCAAGAGCGGCGCGGTACCGAGAGAGAAGGCTTGGCTGGAGCCGGAGCGCTGGGCAAAGGTCGTTACCGGTTCGAGAGAATCTGCCCGCTTGTCTGCGAAGCTGTAAAAGGTCGCTTGTGCCGGTCGAAGTGCCGGCGACCTGCAACCCTGGCAAGCGGCGCCCCCCGCCAGTGCGATCTCTCCATTGTATTTCTAGTTGCGAAGCAATCAAATGGTTCGCGTCCTATCCGTGGGCACGGCCGTCGGCGCAAGGTCCTGTCCCGCCGGCATTTTCGCGCCGAAAAGATCGATCCGCACCGATGCTCGACGGTCTGAAAGCCATTATCTATAAGGAAGTGATCCAGGTCCGGCGCGACCCCGCCACCCGGGTCGTGTTCGTGATTCCCTGCATCCAGATGCTGGTCTTCGGCTTTGCCATCGATACCGATGTCCGGCACATTCCCACGGTCGTCTTCAATGCCGATCGCCGGACCGGCAGCCGCGAGCTGCTGCACGAGTTCGCGGCGACCGATGTCTTCGACATTGTCGAAGAAGCCACCGACGTGGCGGGCGTGCGGGCAGCCATCGTGGCTGGGCGAGCCCAGGTGGGGATCGTCATCCCCCCGCGTTTCTCCGACGATCTGCTCAACCACCGCTCGGCCCAGGTACAGGTGCTGATCGATGGATCGAACAACAACGTCGGCAGCCAGGCGCTCAACGTGGCCAACGGCATCGCCTTTCACAAGGCACTGGCCGGAATGATCGAACGCGGCGGCAGCCTGCCCATCGATCTCCGACCCAAGATGCTCTTCAACGAGAACATGGAGAGCGCCCACTTTTTTGTCCCGGGCCTCGTCGGCATCATCCTGCAATTGACCACCGTCTTTCTCACGTCGTTCAGCATCGTGCGCGAGCGCGAGCGGGGGACGATGGAACAATTGATGGTCACTCCCGTCTCGCGCTGGGCCTTGATGCTCGGCAAGCTCATTCCCTTTGCCGTGATCGGCTTCGTCGAGACGGTCTTGATCCTGGCCCTGATGCGTTATGTGTTCCACGTCGAGATCGTGGGCAATCTGGCGCTGCTGCTTTCTCTCTCGGCGCTGTTTCTGCTGCCGAGCCTGGGGTTGGGCATCTTTATCTCGACCATTGCCACCAATCAGGCGCAGGCCACGCAGATGGCGCTGCTCATTATGCTCCCGTCAGTCTTACTCAGCGGATTCGTCTTTCCGCGGCAATCGATGCCCCTGCCGATCTATTTCCTCTCGACGTTGATTCCCGTGACATACTACGTCGAGATCCTGCGCGGCATCATCCTGCGCGGAGCGGATGCGGCCGACTTGTGGCATCAGAGCGCCA
Encoded here:
- a CDS encoding SGNH/GDSL hydrolase family protein, producing MLLRAGSVLAGLFVAVLLVEAALWLFQIEPARIRTKLLLIKADSKPMLTYGCYSSNPNGEFRALPDTSEGRWILINNMMKIRELPLEELSQTPWCVEYRNSQLGIRDRDYSVKPPPGVLRIPVFGDSFVLGEGVQIEKTLTRQTLQHLGPEKFELMNFGSSGWNTRQELQALETNIPQLHAKRAIVVFTANDVEITHELESRQEFINDLINIRDEHLEQHEAEAWYNGPSRLVRFVGSNLEMRRIGNETIQWYKDMYDERYNQANLLRFNSFLQRMGSRTDCQVAYVLYPLMEGLEGTYPLADVHAKVAQMAKAAGMPVLDLAPAFQGQKTSDLWVHDSDHHPNGKGHAIAAKALADWLKTLPGFLDLPPVPAAAPPVAPSADDSVPPAADDEEETLPPAGN
- a CDS encoding ABC transporter permease; its protein translation is MLDGLKAIIYKEVIQVRRDPATRVVFVIPCIQMLVFGFAIDTDVRHIPTVVFNADRRTGSRELLHEFAATDVFDIVEEATDVAGVRAAIVAGRAQVGIVIPPRFSDDLLNHRSAQVQVLIDGSNNNVGSQALNVANGIAFHKALAGMIERGGSLPIDLRPKMLFNENMESAHFFVPGLVGIILQLTTVFLTSFSIVRERERGTMEQLMVTPVSRWALMLGKLIPFAVIGFVETVLILALMRYVFHVEIVGNLALLLSLSALFLLPSLGLGIFISTIATNQAQATQMALLIMLPSVLLSGFVFPRQSMPLPIYFLSTLIPVTYYVEILRGIILRGADAADLWHQSAMLGLFAVVIFVGSTLRFQKRLE